From one Thermatribacter velox genomic stretch:
- the thiL gene encoding thiamine-phosphate kinase, which translates to MSYLGEIGEFGFIERIKATFSTSSPLLLQGIGDDCAVFKGREGWHTLVTCDAQVEDVHFKTGLFPPFLLGRRILAVNVSDIAAMGGLPRFALLSFALRPELEEKWLSEVLRGIKEEAERFGVEVIGGNLSSIASSLVFDVTLIGEVESKYPLLLRKNARVGDRVLITGYPGEAACGLQIILEGSQEEIVRFERLCRRCFAPSPRLEEGRVIAESGYPCALIDVSDGLLQDLSHLLDASQVGVVIHLEDLPLSGEVQEFAREKGIDPFLPILSGGEDFELLFTAPPWLAEELQREIQRRTGTPVWVIGEVVEERGLRLYREGKEVSIDRRGWNHFGRGRA; encoded by the coding sequence ATGAGTTATCTGGGAGAAATTGGAGAATTCGGTTTTATCGAGAGGATAAAAGCGACCTTCTCGACTTCTTCTCCTTTGCTCTTGCAGGGTATTGGCGATGACTGTGCGGTTTTTAAAGGAAGAGAGGGTTGGCATACCCTGGTTACTTGTGATGCTCAGGTTGAGGATGTGCATTTCAAGACGGGTCTTTTCCCTCCCTTTTTGCTTGGCAGGCGCATTCTGGCAGTTAATGTGAGTGATATCGCGGCCATGGGTGGGCTGCCCCGCTTTGCTCTGCTTTCCTTTGCGTTGCGTCCGGAACTTGAAGAGAAGTGGCTTTCTGAAGTACTGCGGGGTATCAAAGAAGAAGCGGAGCGTTTTGGAGTGGAAGTTATTGGTGGCAATCTCTCGAGCATTGCAAGTTCTTTGGTTTTTGACGTTACCCTGATTGGAGAGGTGGAGAGTAAATACCCCTTGCTTTTGCGCAAAAACGCTCGGGTTGGCGACCGTGTCCTGATTACGGGTTACCCGGGGGAGGCAGCCTGTGGGCTCCAGATAATCCTTGAGGGGAGTCAGGAAGAAATAGTCCGCTTTGAAAGGCTTTGCAGGCGTTGCTTTGCACCTTCGCCCCGCCTTGAGGAAGGGAGAGTTATTGCTGAAAGCGGTTACCCTTGTGCGCTTATCGATGTTTCCGATGGTCTTTTGCAGGATCTTTCTCACTTACTTGATGCAAGCCAGGTAGGAGTAGTGATTCACCTTGAGGATTTGCCTCTTTCTGGCGAGGTGCAGGAATTTGCGCGTGAGAAGGGGATAGATCCTTTTCTGCCGATCCTTTCGGGTGGAGAAGATTTTGAGCTTTTGTTTACCGCTCCTCCCTGGCTTGCCGAGGAACTGCAAAGGGAAATTCAGCGCAGGACTGGTACTCCGGTCTGGGTTATTGGTGAAGTGGTTGAGGAGAGAGGTTTGCGACTGTATCGGGAAGGGAAAGAGGTCTCCATTGATCGCAGGGGCTGGAATCACTTTGGAAGGGG
- the thiE gene encoding thiamine phosphate synthase produces MRDFSLYVILDKAVQRGRSHLEVAREAIRGGATVIQLREKNLPTRPIFEEALKLRQLTRELGALFIVNDRLDVALAVSSDGVHLGEEDLPVDVARKLASNIIIGCSCDTVERARELERLGADYLGVGTVFPTATKKDAGEPIGLSRLKEIKQAVRIPVIAIGGINLSNLDAVLETGVDGVAVVSAIVGAESVFEAASLFRKKIDAWRKP; encoded by the coding sequence ATGAGAGACTTTTCTCTTTACGTCATACTGGATAAGGCCGTGCAGCGAGGTCGTTCACACCTTGAAGTTGCTCGGGAAGCAATCCGTGGTGGGGCAACGGTCATTCAACTGCGAGAGAAAAATCTTCCTACCCGCCCCATTTTTGAGGAAGCTCTCAAACTGCGCCAGCTGACCAGAGAGCTGGGCGCGCTTTTTATTGTTAATGACCGCCTGGATGTAGCGCTGGCTGTCTCTTCGGATGGGGTGCACCTTGGTGAGGAGGACCTTCCAGTTGATGTGGCCAGGAAGTTGGCTTCGAATATCATCATTGGCTGCTCCTGCGATACCGTGGAAAGGGCCAGAGAACTTGAGCGCCTGGGCGCTGATTACCTGGGTGTGGGAACGGTTTTCCCCACTGCGACCAAAAAAGACGCCGGTGAGCCCATTGGCCTTTCCCGGTTAAAGGAAATCAAGCAGGCAGTGCGTATCCCGGTGATTGCCATTGGGGGTATTAACCTTTCCAACCTGGATGCGGTTTTGGAAACTGGCGTGGATGGAGTAGCTGTGGTTTCGGCGATTGTGGGAGCAGAGTCGGTGTTTGAGGCAGCTTCTCTTTTCAGAAAAAAGATTGATGCCTGGAGAAAACCATGA
- the thiM gene encoding hydroxyethylthiazole kinase produces the protein MEKTFGEILERVRSKRPLVHHITNIVVANDNANCMLAVGALPVMAYAREEVEEMVAQAQALVINLGTLTGEVVESAILAARKANEVGIPVILDPVGAGATSFRTQSALQVLETAKVSVLRGNRAEIASLLGMRALVRGVESGEVEESPCAIVEKASLRFGTVVAITGEVDWVSDGKRVIRVFNGHPLLTKVTGTGCMATSLCGAFCGVEKDFLMATAAALSFLGVCAEKAAPFSLGPASFRNHLFDMMYKVDGDTFARMARFEVESL, from the coding sequence ATGGAGAAGACTTTTGGAGAGATTCTGGAAAGAGTGAGAAGTAAAAGACCCCTGGTGCATCACATAACCAACATTGTGGTGGCTAATGACAATGCAAATTGTATGCTGGCAGTGGGGGCGCTTCCAGTAATGGCTTATGCCCGGGAAGAGGTTGAGGAAATGGTGGCTCAGGCTCAAGCTCTGGTCATCAACTTGGGGACACTCACCGGGGAAGTTGTGGAGAGCGCCATCCTTGCTGCCCGAAAGGCTAATGAAGTTGGGATACCAGTCATTCTTGATCCAGTAGGTGCAGGAGCTACTTCTTTTCGCACCCAAAGCGCGTTGCAAGTGCTTGAAACAGCAAAAGTATCTGTTTTGAGAGGGAATCGGGCAGAGATTGCCTCTCTTTTGGGAATGCGAGCTCTGGTAAGGGGAGTGGAGTCAGGAGAAGTGGAAGAAAGCCCTTGCGCCATTGTTGAGAAGGCCAGCCTGCGTTTTGGGACTGTGGTAGCGATTACCGGTGAAGTGGACTGGGTGAGCGATGGAAAGCGAGTGATTCGTGTTTTCAACGGTCATCCTTTGCTTACCAAAGTTACCGGGACTGGATGTATGGCAACTTCGCTTTGTGGCGCTTTTTGCGGTGTAGAAAAAGACTTTTTAATGGCTACTGCGGCTGCTCTCTCTTTTCTGGGAGTGTGTGCGGAAAAGGCAGCACCTTTTTCTCTGGGTCCAGCAAGCTTTAGGAACCATCTTTTTGATATGATGTATAAAGTGGATGGGGATACTTTTGCCCGTATGGCGCGTTTCGAGGTGGAAAGCTTATGA
- the cytX gene encoding putative hydroxymethylpyrimidine transporter CytX, translating to MLNGVQPIPKESRKLRGIDFFLLWAGAAIAISEVWAGGMLAPLGFWAGLWAVLLGHVIGNTPLALGGVLGSDLGIPAMVSVRLAFGRWGSYLASVLNIIQLLGWTAVMVIICAQSCEVIASTLFGYSNLKLWMIIAGLGSTLWAMVGSRFWQWMQRIAVVALGVLCLFMTYSVFREISWEELLRIRGSGGLPFGAGLDLVIAMPISWLPLVADYSRFARDTRSSFWGTWWGYFMVSSWMYFLGLSSALVTGKSDPIPAMLALGFGLIAFYIVLFSTFTTTFLDIYSAAVSFLNIRPRVKERLATLVFGVAGTVLALFFPMDRYESFLFLIGAVFVPLFGVVIFDYFFYRKRNVDIAELYERCPLLVWQGVVSWAVGLLLYEILLYKLPALGASVPSFVVSGCLYLALRRK from the coding sequence ATGCTGAATGGTGTGCAACCCATCCCTAAGGAAAGTCGTAAATTACGGGGTATCGACTTCTTCTTGCTCTGGGCTGGGGCAGCGATTGCTATCTCTGAAGTGTGGGCAGGCGGCATGCTTGCCCCCCTTGGCTTTTGGGCCGGGTTATGGGCGGTTTTGTTGGGCCATGTAATTGGCAACACACCGCTTGCTCTGGGAGGAGTCCTGGGGAGTGACCTGGGTATTCCAGCCATGGTTTCAGTGCGTCTGGCTTTTGGAAGGTGGGGTTCATATTTGGCTTCGGTTTTGAATATCATTCAGCTTCTGGGCTGGACGGCAGTGATGGTCATCATCTGTGCCCAGTCATGTGAAGTCATAGCCAGCACGCTTTTTGGCTACAGTAACCTGAAATTGTGGATGATTATAGCTGGTTTGGGAAGTACTTTATGGGCAATGGTGGGTAGCCGCTTCTGGCAGTGGATGCAGAGGATTGCGGTGGTAGCCCTGGGTGTTTTATGTCTTTTTATGACTTACAGCGTGTTCCGGGAAATTTCCTGGGAAGAGCTCCTCAGGATACGAGGAAGTGGTGGGCTTCCTTTTGGCGCAGGTTTAGATTTAGTCATTGCTATGCCCATTTCCTGGCTTCCCCTGGTTGCTGATTATTCGCGTTTTGCCAGGGACACCCGTTCTTCTTTCTGGGGTACCTGGTGGGGGTATTTCATGGTGAGTTCCTGGATGTATTTCCTGGGTCTTTCCTCAGCGCTGGTAACTGGAAAAAGCGACCCCATACCCGCTATGCTAGCTTTGGGTTTTGGCCTGATAGCATTTTACATCGTTCTTTTTTCTACCTTTACCACCACTTTTCTGGATATTTACTCAGCTGCAGTTTCTTTTTTAAACATCCGGCCTCGGGTGAAGGAGCGTCTGGCTACGCTGGTTTTTGGTGTTGCAGGCACTGTGCTGGCGCTCTTTTTCCCCATGGATAGATACGAAAGTTTCCTTTTTTTAATTGGTGCTGTCTTTGTGCCTCTTTTCGGGGTGGTTATATTCGACTATTTCTTTTACCGAAAACGGAATGTTGACATTGCCGAACTATATGAGCGGTGTCCTTTACTGGTCTGGCAGGGAGTGGTTTCCTGGGCGGTGGGGCTTTTGCTGTATGAAATTTTGCTTTATAAGTTACCAGCTCTGGGTGCTTCGGTTCCCAGTTTTGTGGTTTCTGGCTGTTTGTATCTTGCTTTGCGGAGGAAATGA
- the thiW gene encoding energy coupling factor transporter S component ThiW — translation MRSIHLRSLIYTALFAGCAVLVSGIHFPVGPTKVFPFQHTVNVLAGIVLGPWYGALAAFLAGIIRISIGTGTIFAIPGGIPGALVVGLMYRVFKSDWVALTEPIGTGPIGATLSALIVAPLIGKTGTWLFFQSAFLASSIPGSIIGLVLVKSLRKVVNLDVCYEGSVKKC, via the coding sequence ATGCGTTCTATACATCTTCGTTCGCTAATTTACACTGCGTTGTTTGCAGGTTGTGCAGTGTTGGTTTCTGGCATTCACTTTCCAGTTGGTCCCACCAAGGTCTTTCCCTTTCAGCACACGGTAAACGTTCTGGCAGGGATTGTTCTTGGCCCCTGGTATGGAGCGCTGGCGGCTTTTCTTGCTGGGATTATCCGCATCTCAATTGGCACAGGCACCATTTTCGCCATACCGGGGGGTATTCCAGGAGCACTGGTGGTAGGTCTTATGTATCGAGTTTTCAAAAGTGATTGGGTAGCCCTTACTGAACCCATTGGTACTGGGCCGATCGGGGCCACTTTAAGTGCGTTGATTGTTGCCCCTTTGATTGGCAAAACTGGGACCTGGCTGTTTTTCCAGTCCGCTTTTCTGGCCAGCAGCATTCCAGGAAGCATCATCGGCCTCGTGCTCGTTAAGTCCTTGCGCAAAGTTGTAAACCTTGATGTATGCTACGAAGGGAGTGTTAAAAAATGCTGA
- a CDS encoding carbohydrate ABC transporter permease, whose product MGIKRQKKVRSLIIGIFAVLLTLVLIAPPLWLFISSIADLQELLRVPLRWIPERPSLERYVKILFSQGPESEFRRIMWNSFFVALFVTMICVALGSLAAYAFSRLRFPGKEKILFVLLFSYMLPPIAVIIPLYQIFSRYRMLDTRQALILVYSAILVPFVIWLMRTYFDTIPRDLEDAAKIDGCSHLGTLFRVIFPLSLPGIVATLLFAFLMSWEEFFIALILTSTPQAKTVPVAIAEFSGRHSIDFGMMSTGGILAALPPILIAFLFQRYIIGGLLSGAVKG is encoded by the coding sequence ATGGGGATTAAAAGACAAAAGAAAGTGCGTTCTCTTATAATAGGCATATTTGCGGTGTTGCTGACTCTGGTGCTTATTGCACCACCTCTGTGGCTCTTTATATCCAGCATTGCCGATTTGCAGGAACTTTTGCGGGTGCCTTTGCGCTGGATTCCTGAGCGTCCTTCACTAGAGCGCTACGTTAAAATACTTTTTTCACAGGGGCCAGAGAGCGAATTTCGCAGAATCATGTGGAACAGCTTCTTCGTGGCTCTTTTTGTAACTATGATTTGTGTTGCTCTGGGTTCTCTCGCTGCCTATGCTTTCTCACGTTTGCGCTTTCCAGGCAAAGAAAAAATTCTTTTTGTGCTTCTTTTTTCCTATATGCTGCCCCCGATAGCGGTGATTATTCCTCTCTATCAGATTTTCAGTAGATACCGGATGCTGGATACCCGTCAGGCATTGATTCTCGTTTATTCAGCGATTCTGGTTCCTTTTGTTATCTGGTTGATGCGCACTTATTTTGATACCATACCCAGAGATCTTGAAGATGCTGCCAAAATAGACGGGTGCTCCCATCTGGGAACCCTTTTCCGGGTCATTTTCCCGCTTTCCTTACCGGGAATTGTGGCAACACTACTCTTTGCGTTTTTAATGTCCTGGGAAGAGTTTTTTATTGCTTTAATTTTAACTTCCACCCCTCAGGCCAAAACCGTGCCGGTTGCTATCGCCGAGTTTTCAGGACGGCATTCCATTGATTTTGGGATGATGTCTACCGGGGGAATTCTGGCAGCCCTTCCTCCCATTTTGATTGCGTTTCTGTTTCAGCGCTATATCATTGGAGGACTGCTCTCGGGTGCGGTTAAAGGGTAG
- a CDS encoding carbohydrate ABC transporter permease, translating into MRSSRSFRRKEAYFAWLLILPAFVFIGIIIFYPMALSFYMSLFQIDLTRRAMGTPFVGLRNYLEILKSSYFWESMGRTAYFTVVSIALEMVAGFLIALLLNEKFRGRGMLRSLLLLPWALPITVDAIMWKWIFNANYGAFNALLTQIGILDSYRPWLTNPWSAMHCVIIADVWKVTPLVALLLLAGLQTIPRELYEAAVVDGATWRSYLFRILIPLLTPTFLVVLVLRTLDAFRVFDIIYIMTQGGPANATKVISFLTYQEAFKFLHFGRGAALAYIITLVVALLALMYTRTMRRQIEY; encoded by the coding sequence ATGAGGAGCTCAAGAAGCTTTAGAAGAAAAGAGGCTTACTTTGCTTGGTTGCTGATTCTTCCCGCTTTTGTTTTCATAGGCATCATTATTTTCTATCCCATGGCACTTTCTTTTTACATGAGCCTTTTCCAGATAGATCTTACCAGACGGGCAATGGGTACTCCTTTTGTGGGATTGCGTAATTACCTTGAGATCCTGAAGAGCTCTTACTTCTGGGAGTCCATGGGCAGAACTGCCTATTTTACAGTGGTTTCCATCGCCTTGGAAATGGTGGCTGGTTTTCTGATTGCTCTGCTTTTAAACGAAAAATTCAGAGGTAGAGGAATGTTAAGAAGTCTCCTGCTTTTGCCCTGGGCTTTGCCCATAACTGTGGATGCTATCATGTGGAAGTGGATTTTCAATGCGAACTACGGTGCATTTAATGCCTTGCTCACCCAGATAGGCATTCTGGATTCCTATCGACCCTGGTTGACCAACCCCTGGAGTGCCATGCACTGCGTTATTATCGCTGATGTTTGGAAAGTAACCCCACTGGTTGCGCTTCTTTTGCTTGCGGGTCTTCAAACCATACCCCGTGAGTTGTATGAAGCAGCAGTGGTTGATGGAGCTACTTGGAGATCTTACCTGTTCCGCATACTCATCCCTTTGTTGACTCCCACTTTTCTGGTGGTTCTGGTTTTACGGACTCTGGACGCTTTTAGGGTGTTTGATATTATTTACATCATGACTCAGGGAGGACCTGCCAATGCCACCAAGGTCATTTCTTTTCTCACCTATCAGGAAGCTTTTAAATTCTTGCACTTTGGAAGAGGTGCCGCACTGGCCTATATAATTACCCTGGTGGTGGCGCTTTTAGCACTTATGTATACAAGGACTATGCGCAGGCAAATCGAGTATTGA
- a CDS encoding extracellular solute-binding protein — MKKLTVCLVVVACVLFVLSVPALGKVAISGLFMKQAGYQESDIRAMTDEFLKQNPDIEVNLSFVAYEELHDKIVVAAASGAGTYDVILLDCIWPAEFAEAGWLLDVTDRLSEEDRADIFPEVLSSVTYKGRLYGMPWLNDWEYFFYNKKMLEDVGANPPTYWPEVIDISKKLKEAGIVTYPIIDAWGQGEAVVIQWLQYAVGMGGKLFDENGNPIMNQGAPLKALEFMVDNMKAGYFNPACVESFYEEVRRVFSSGQAAFGLNWTYMYNLANDPQESQIAGNAVLTLIPGFPEGRRSATCNGGMGLSIMKTSKYPDEAWKYVTYLASREVQKKYSQNALPIWKSLYDDPELIAQQPELIKVAKEQIRYVFDRPQVPWYSQFSLIMSEELQAALTGAKTPQQAMDDAVSRAKEVMKRY; from the coding sequence ATGAAAAAACTAACTGTATGTTTGGTTGTGGTAGCTTGTGTGTTGTTTGTTTTAAGTGTGCCAGCTTTGGGCAAGGTTGCCATAAGCGGTCTTTTCATGAAACAGGCGGGTTACCAGGAAAGTGATATTCGTGCTATGACTGACGAGTTTCTGAAACAGAACCCGGATATTGAAGTGAATCTTTCTTTTGTCGCTTATGAGGAGCTCCACGACAAAATTGTGGTGGCTGCAGCCAGCGGGGCGGGAACCTACGATGTTATTCTTCTTGATTGTATCTGGCCTGCCGAATTTGCGGAGGCGGGTTGGCTTCTGGATGTAACCGATCGGCTCTCTGAGGAAGACCGCGCTGATATCTTCCCGGAAGTGCTTTCTTCAGTTACCTACAAGGGGAGACTATACGGTATGCCCTGGCTGAACGACTGGGAGTACTTCTTTTACAACAAAAAGATGCTCGAAGATGTGGGAGCAAATCCTCCCACCTACTGGCCTGAAGTGATAGATATTTCTAAAAAACTAAAAGAAGCCGGAATTGTTACCTATCCCATCATCGATGCCTGGGGACAGGGTGAAGCAGTGGTTATTCAGTGGTTGCAGTACGCGGTTGGTATGGGTGGTAAGCTCTTTGACGAAAATGGCAACCCGATTATGAACCAGGGAGCTCCACTCAAAGCTCTGGAGTTCATGGTTGACAATATGAAAGCTGGTTACTTTAATCCTGCTTGCGTCGAATCTTTCTATGAAGAAGTGCGCCGGGTATTTTCTTCAGGTCAGGCTGCTTTTGGACTTAACTGGACTTACATGTACAATCTGGCTAACGACCCCCAGGAATCACAGATTGCGGGTAACGCTGTTTTAACGCTTATTCCAGGATTTCCTGAAGGAAGAAGGAGTGCTACCTGCAATGGTGGAATGGGTTTGAGCATCATGAAGACCAGCAAATACCCTGATGAAGCCTGGAAATACGTAACCTACCTTGCCAGCAGGGAAGTGCAGAAAAAATATAGCCAGAATGCTCTTCCCATTTGGAAATCGCTTTACGATGATCCGGAACTAATTGCTCAGCAGCCTGAACTCATCAAGGTGGCCAAGGAACAGATTCGCTATGTTTTCGACCGTCCTCAAGTTCCCTGGTACTCGCAATTTTCCCTGATTATGAGCGAAGAATTGCAGGCAGCGCTTACTGGTGCTAAGACACCGCAACAGGCCATGGATGATGCGGTGTCCAGAGCTAAGGAAGTTATGAAACGCTACTAA